The following coding sequences are from one Abditibacteriaceae bacterium window:
- a CDS encoding SPFH domain-containing protein, with protein MFGIGVGLGLILAAVLGLGLVIVLFSGIRFIPNNRIGIVEKRWSGRGSIKSGFIALSGEAGFQPQVLRGGIHLLMPFQVGVHMAPLVTITQGKIGYIFARDGLALDPTQTLATNVAASNASNAMLAPAVREKMTGTNSIVVAGGNDAPNDFQDVAAFLRNGGQRGPQRQILREGTYAINLAQFIVITEERVYALPLNRDEEDVINRMALIIGERGGFYPVILKDSDDMCGIITVHDGPSLPDGEIIAPTVGDDPASPDTYHNNFQDPERFLRAGGRRGRQLQALSEGTYYINRLFATVEMIRKTVVEVGTVGVVVSYAGKVGTDLSGADYKHGELVTRGYRGVWNEALMPGKYAFNTYAGSVVMVPTTNIILKWLRDETGGHKLDENLREISLITKDAFEPSLPLSVVVHIDYRKAPLVIQRFGNVKQLIEQTLDPMVSAYFKNIGQTRTLIQLIQERSAIQQISSEEMKEKFNHYNLELEEVLIGTPASSAGDDRIEVILTQLRSRQIAQEQIETYAGQERAATKERELREAEARARQQQSITESELSITVQTNQGKAEYQRSLQQAAQIQAMAEAEGRRTRIMAEAEADKVRAMGEAEADRSAKVGIAQAIAIDEQVRAYGGPQFQLTQQVMTRFAEAIEKAGVDVVPRIVIGGNNGDGNGGGNGSLIDGLMAMLLSDKMGDVIGKTDMSPRDPQVEALRQRVRAGLTAGKDDAK; from the coding sequence ATGTTTGGAATTGGAGTCGGGCTGGGATTAATCCTCGCCGCAGTTTTAGGGCTGGGACTTGTAATTGTGCTGTTTTCGGGCATTCGTTTTATTCCCAACAACCGCATCGGCATCGTCGAAAAACGCTGGAGCGGACGCGGCTCCATCAAAAGTGGTTTTATCGCGCTCAGCGGTGAAGCCGGTTTTCAGCCACAGGTTTTGCGCGGCGGCATTCACTTGCTGATGCCGTTTCAGGTGGGCGTTCACATGGCGCCGCTTGTCACGATTACGCAGGGCAAAATTGGTTACATCTTTGCGCGCGACGGCTTGGCGCTCGACCCGACGCAAACGCTGGCAACCAATGTCGCGGCGAGTAACGCATCGAACGCGATGCTTGCTCCGGCGGTGCGCGAAAAAATGACGGGGACAAATTCCATTGTGGTCGCCGGTGGAAACGACGCGCCTAACGACTTTCAAGACGTTGCGGCGTTTCTGCGTAACGGCGGACAGCGCGGCCCGCAGCGCCAGATTTTGCGCGAAGGCACTTATGCTATCAACCTTGCGCAGTTCATCGTCATTACCGAAGAACGCGTTTATGCGCTGCCCCTCAACCGCGATGAAGAAGACGTGATTAACCGCATGGCGCTGATTATCGGCGAGCGTGGCGGTTTTTATCCCGTCATTCTCAAAGATTCCGACGATATGTGCGGCATCATCACGGTTCACGACGGGCCTTCGTTGCCCGATGGTGAAATCATCGCGCCAACGGTTGGCGACGATCCCGCTTCGCCCGACACCTACCACAACAACTTTCAAGACCCTGAACGCTTCTTGCGCGCGGGTGGTCGGCGCGGACGCCAACTGCAGGCGCTTTCGGAAGGCACCTATTACATCAACCGGTTGTTCGCGACTGTGGAAATGATTCGCAAAACGGTAGTTGAAGTCGGCACGGTGGGCGTTGTTGTGAGCTACGCCGGAAAAGTGGGCACTGACCTTTCCGGTGCCGATTACAAACACGGCGAACTGGTGACGCGCGGTTATCGTGGTGTGTGGAACGAAGCGTTGATGCCGGGCAAATACGCGTTTAACACTTACGCCGGAAGCGTCGTGATGGTGCCGACGACCAACATTATTCTCAAATGGCTGCGCGACGAAACCGGCGGCCATAAGCTTGATGAAAACCTGCGCGAAATTAGCTTGATTACCAAAGATGCGTTCGAGCCTTCGCTCCCGCTGTCGGTTGTGGTTCACATCGACTACCGCAAAGCGCCCCTCGTGATTCAGCGATTCGGCAACGTCAAGCAGCTCATCGAACAAACGCTCGATCCGATGGTTTCGGCGTATTTCAAAAACATCGGCCAAACGCGCACATTGATTCAACTCATCCAGGAGCGCAGCGCGATTCAGCAAATCTCCAGCGAGGAGATGAAAGAAAAGTTCAATCACTACAACCTCGAACTGGAAGAAGTGTTGATTGGCACGCCCGCTTCGAGCGCGGGCGATGACCGCATCGAAGTGATTTTGACCCAGCTTCGTTCACGGCAAATCGCGCAAGAGCAAATCGAAACTTACGCCGGACAAGAGCGCGCGGCCACCAAAGAGCGTGAATTGCGCGAAGCCGAGGCGCGGGCACGTCAGCAGCAAAGCATCACCGAATCGGAGTTGTCAATTACGGTTCAAACCAACCAGGGCAAAGCCGAATATCAACGCAGCTTGCAGCAAGCCGCACAAATTCAGGCGATGGCCGAAGCTGAGGGCCGTCGCACTCGCATTATGGCGGAAGCTGAGGCCGACAAAGTGCGCGCGATGGGCGAAGCCGAAGCCGACCGTTCGGCCAAAGTCGGTATCGCGCAGGCGATTGCAATCGACGAGCAGGTGAGGGCTTATGGCGGCCCGCAGTTCCAGCTCACGCAGCAGGTGATGACCCGCTTCGCCGAAGCGATTGAAAAAGCGGGCGTCGATGTTGTGCCGCGCATTGTTATCGGCGGCAACAACGGCGATGGAAACGGAGGCGGCAACGGCAGCCTTATCGACGGCCTGATGGCGATGCTCCTGTCGGACAAGATGGGCGATGTTATCGGCAAAACCGACATGTCTCCACGCGACCCACAAGTCGAAGCGTTGCGCCAGCGTGTGCGCGCCGGGCTCACTGCCGGAAAAGACGACGCGAAATAA
- a CDS encoding response regulator has protein sequence MTKILLVEDNEMNRDMLSRRLERKGYSVVTAVDGAQGVTMATSETPDVILMDMSLPVLDGWEATRRIKSDATTQHIPVLALTAHAMAGDRDRALEAGCDDYDTKPIELPRLLEKIEALLARAA, from the coding sequence ATGACGAAGATTTTACTGGTCGAAGACAACGAAATGAATCGCGATATGCTGTCGCGACGGCTCGAACGCAAAGGTTACAGCGTCGTGACGGCCGTTGATGGCGCGCAAGGCGTCACGATGGCGACAAGCGAAACGCCCGATGTGATTCTGATGGACATGAGCCTGCCGGTTCTTGATGGTTGGGAAGCGACACGCCGCATTAAAAGCGATGCCACGACGCAACATATTCCTGTTCTGGCACTCACAGCCCACGCGATGGCAGGCGACCGCGACCGCGCGCTCGAAGCCGGTTGCGACGATTACGACACGAAACCGATTGAACTGCCGCGATTGCTCGAAAAAATAGAAGCATTACTGGCCCGCGCCGCTTAA
- a CDS encoding LemA family protein has product MLSPSFVLIVVVGVLGFFVVTLYNRLVKLRQGVRQSWANIDTELRRRADLIPNLVETVKGYASHEKETLENVIRARNAAIAPASSVGQAAQNETALSGALRQIFALSESYPELKADANFRQLQEELSQTETRLAASRQSYNSRVGHYNTAIETVPSSLIANSFGFKPEAFFEIEDPAVRDAPVVRF; this is encoded by the coding sequence ATGTTGTCACCATCATTTGTCTTGATTGTCGTTGTGGGCGTGCTGGGCTTTTTTGTCGTAACGCTTTATAACCGTCTGGTAAAGCTGCGTCAGGGCGTCAGGCAAAGCTGGGCCAACATCGACACCGAGCTGCGCCGCCGCGCCGATCTTATTCCTAACCTAGTCGAAACCGTGAAAGGCTACGCGAGCCACGAAAAAGAAACCTTAGAGAACGTGATTCGCGCACGCAATGCAGCGATTGCTCCCGCTTCATCGGTCGGGCAGGCGGCGCAAAACGAAACCGCACTGTCGGGCGCGCTGCGGCAGATTTTCGCGCTTTCCGAAAGCTATCCCGAACTCAAAGCCGATGCGAACTTTCGTCAGCTGCAGGAAGAACTTTCGCAGACCGAAACGCGACTCGCAGCCTCGCGCCAGAGTTACAACAGTCGCGTTGGGCACTACAACACCGCAATTGAGACGGTGCCGTCGTCGCTGATTGCCAACAGCTTTGGCTTTAAGCCCGAAGCATTTTTTGAAATCGAAGACCCCGCTGTGCGCGATGCGCCCGTTGTGCGGTTTTAG
- the pyk gene encoding pyruvate kinase: MNSSRRAKIICTIGPASRAPGIMRSLILEGMDVARFNFSHGGPNAQAEHIENLRQVARDCGSRVAILQDLQGPKIRTGTIAGGEVELEKGAAFTLTTRPVEGDEKEVSTTYSALPRDCRPNDTILLDDGNIALRVEKVTDTDVICVVTDGGPLKPNKGINLPGVPVSAPALSAKDRHDVEWGFRNNVDFVALSFVRQADEVRELKEMARSLGASTQIIAKLEKPEAMENLDAIIEAADGVMVARGDLGVEMQPEDVPLMQKRIIRAAGEAGKFVITATQMLESMTTNQRPTRAEVSDVANAVLDGTDAVMLSGETANGDYPLDTLKMMARIVEAVEAAPPTPRTPVAPSRDFTDAISLAAARAAENLQARAIVVFTEGGGSALRISRHRPRVPILAFTPHEGVARQLNLVWGVRAHIVPRHDDTDTMLSFADGELVRLGLATSGEIVVFTLGAPVSSRGSTNLLKLHRLGEIHTI; encoded by the coding sequence ATGAATTCTTCACGACGCGCCAAAATCATTTGCACTATCGGCCCCGCTTCGCGCGCGCCGGGCATCATGCGCAGCCTGATTCTTGAAGGCATGGACGTTGCGCGCTTTAACTTTTCTCACGGTGGCCCCAACGCCCAGGCCGAGCACATCGAGAACCTGCGCCAGGTCGCCCGCGACTGTGGCTCACGCGTCGCGATTTTGCAAGATCTGCAAGGCCCGAAAATCCGCACCGGTACAATCGCAGGCGGCGAGGTCGAGCTGGAGAAAGGCGCCGCGTTTACGCTCACCACACGCCCTGTAGAAGGCGACGAGAAGGAAGTTTCGACAACCTACTCGGCCCTGCCCCGCGATTGCCGTCCCAATGATACGATTCTGCTTGACGACGGCAATATCGCGCTGCGTGTCGAAAAAGTTACCGACACCGACGTGATTTGCGTTGTCACCGATGGCGGGCCGCTCAAGCCGAATAAAGGCATCAATTTGCCGGGCGTTCCGGTTTCGGCTCCGGCGCTTTCGGCCAAAGATCGTCACGATGTCGAATGGGGATTTCGCAACAACGTCGATTTCGTCGCGCTTTCCTTTGTGCGCCAGGCCGACGAAGTGCGCGAACTGAAAGAAATGGCGCGAAGTCTCGGTGCTTCCACGCAAATCATCGCGAAGCTGGAAAAGCCGGAAGCGATGGAAAATCTTGACGCGATTATCGAGGCCGCCGATGGCGTGATGGTCGCGCGCGGCGATCTGGGCGTTGAAATGCAGCCCGAAGACGTGCCCTTGATGCAAAAGCGCATCATTCGCGCGGCAGGTGAAGCCGGAAAGTTTGTTATAACCGCGACGCAAATGCTGGAAAGCATGACGACCAATCAGCGCCCGACGCGCGCGGAAGTTTCCGATGTCGCGAACGCTGTTCTCGACGGCACCGACGCTGTAATGCTTTCGGGCGAAACCGCTAACGGCGATTATCCGCTTGATACCCTGAAAATGATGGCGCGCATTGTCGAAGCCGTCGAAGCTGCGCCGCCGACGCCTCGAACGCCGGTTGCGCCTTCGCGCGACTTCACCGACGCAATTAGTCTTGCCGCTGCCCGCGCTGCCGAAAATTTACAGGCACGCGCAATCGTGGTATTCACCGAAGGCGGCGGCAGCGCGCTGCGAATTTCGCGTCATCGCCCGCGTGTGCCAATTCTGGCATTTACACCGCATGAGGGCGTCGCGCGCCAGTTGAATCTGGTGTGGGGCGTGCGGGCGCATATCGTCCCACGCCACGACGACACCGACACGATGCTTTCGTTTGCCGATGGTGAACTGGTTCGCCTCGGGCTAGCGACGTCGGGAGAAATCGTCGTGTTTACCCTCGGCGCTCCGGTGTCATCGCGTGGTTCAACGAACTTGCTCAAACTGCATCGGCTGGGCGAAATTCACACGATTTAA
- a CDS encoding histidine kinase dimerization/phospho-acceptor domain-containing protein has protein sequence MPDSVFTPDNARESACDEAQGDPSRRAWLAHVRHELRTPLNAILGYSEMLLEDARDCESPSLDRVASQLFEINEAGRRLLQTVNDSLDAARLHAVRDDELPSLGILVRGQARGPLIVILNSASQALQEIASFPDSDSVSPEIEKIQTAATRLQSLLNDLTHFDGTTLEAPDTLSHHGIERPDAQLVLETLHSLPTVARASAVCGRILVTDDNAENRDLLQRRLARSGHEVVTASDGEAALELLLAEPFDVLLLDLMMPRMNGYQVLETLKQDAALRHLPVIIISALDEKASAARCLEIGADDYLSKPFEPAILQARIGGCLEKKRLRDADIALREEIERNFQQLREAENQRDSMSDMIVHDLRTPLTSFMGGLRLVGTLGELNAAQKSVVEIATRGGETLLSMINDLLDVSKIEAGALKLEIETLSVTNLVEAALDFVSDLVRAENQTLIPEIAPDVTQLRGDAEKLRRTLVNLLGNATKFTPRGGVIVLKVSRTEENGQEALLFAVEDTGPGIPREAFDTIFEKFGQAEQRSLGQKFSTGLGLTFCKLVVEAHGGRIWVESEIGVGSTFSFTLPL, from the coding sequence ATGCCCGATTCCGTTTTTACCCCTGATAACGCACGAGAAAGCGCCTGCGATGAAGCCCAGGGCGATCCATCGCGTCGCGCGTGGCTGGCGCACGTCCGCCACGAGTTGCGCACGCCACTCAACGCGATTCTGGGTTATTCGGAAATGCTGCTCGAAGATGCGCGCGATTGTGAAAGCCCGTCGCTCGACCGCGTCGCCAGCCAGTTATTTGAAATCAACGAAGCCGGACGGCGCTTGCTGCAAACCGTCAATGACAGCCTTGATGCCGCGCGTTTGCACGCGGTACGCGATGATGAACTACCGTCACTCGGCATTTTAGTGCGCGGACAGGCGCGCGGCCCACTCATTGTGATTCTCAATTCTGCAAGTCAGGCACTGCAAGAAATCGCCTCGTTTCCCGACAGCGATTCGGTTTCTCCAGAGATCGAAAAAATCCAGACTGCCGCCACGCGATTGCAAAGTTTGCTCAACGATTTGACGCATTTCGACGGCACCACGCTCGAAGCGCCTGACACGCTTTCGCATCACGGCATCGAGCGGCCCGATGCACAGCTCGTGCTCGAAACACTGCACTCGTTGCCGACAGTGGCGCGCGCCAGCGCCGTATGTGGTCGAATTCTGGTGACTGACGACAACGCCGAAAACCGCGACTTGTTGCAGCGCCGCCTCGCGCGCAGCGGACACGAAGTTGTAACGGCATCCGATGGCGAAGCCGCACTCGAACTCTTGCTCGCCGAGCCGTTCGATGTTTTGCTACTCGACCTGATGATGCCGCGTATGAATGGCTATCAAGTGCTGGAAACGTTGAAGCAAGATGCGGCGCTGCGCCACTTGCCGGTAATTATTATTTCGGCCCTCGATGAAAAGGCGAGTGCAGCACGGTGCCTGGAAATCGGTGCCGACGATTATCTTTCCAAGCCATTCGAACCGGCGATTCTGCAGGCGCGCATCGGCGGCTGTCTGGAAAAGAAGCGTCTGCGTGACGCCGACATCGCGTTGCGTGAAGAAATCGAACGCAACTTTCAGCAACTGCGGGAAGCCGAAAACCAACGCGACAGCATGTCCGACATGATTGTTCACGACCTGCGCACGCCGCTTACCAGTTTCATGGGCGGCTTGCGCCTGGTGGGAACATTGGGCGAATTGAACGCGGCACAGAAATCCGTGGTGGAGATTGCGACACGTGGCGGCGAAACCTTGCTGTCGATGATTAACGACTTGCTCGATGTTTCAAAAATCGAAGCTGGTGCGTTGAAACTCGAAATCGAAACTCTCAGCGTGACAAACCTCGTCGAAGCCGCGCTCGATTTCGTTTCCGATTTGGTGCGTGCAGAAAACCAGACGCTAATCCCCGAAATCGCGCCCGACGTAACGCAGCTGCGCGGCGATGCCGAGAAACTGCGCCGTACCCTCGTCAACCTTTTGGGAAACGCGACGAAGTTTACACCGCGCGGTGGCGTTATCGTTTTAAAAGTGAGCCGAACCGAAGAAAACGGCCAGGAAGCGTTGCTTTTTGCCGTCGAAGACACCGGCCCCGGCATTCCACGCGAAGCGTTCGATACCATTTTTGAGAAGTTTGGCCAGGCCGAACAGCGTTCGCTCGGCCAGAAGTTCTCGACCGGACTCGGCCTCACGTTTTGCAAACTCGTTGTTGAGGCGCATGGTGGACGAATCTGGGTTGAAAGCGAAATCGGCGTCGGCAGCACGTTTTCTTTCACGCTTCCGCTGTAA
- the speB gene encoding agmatinase, which translates to MLSSHNFWPPRNFCGLDDEFGSFDSARFVVVPVPYDSTTTWRGGTREGPTAILDASMNMELYDRELGCEICEYGIFTTTDVEPVLSSPEKMAVRVTEVIGEILFAGKVPIMLGGEHSLSFGGVCAALKLDLPGRLTVVQIDAHTDLRQKYGDTRFGHGCVVRRISELPGVDVVQIGLRSASKEEVDDVPANVTQFWAEDILHDWPRALDEIMAHVGPDVYFTFDVDGCDPSWMPDTGTPEPGGLGYYQVLDVMRAVCTQRNVRAFDCVELIGGNPASAFAVARLLYKAMGYIAKDK; encoded by the coding sequence ATGCTTTCTTCCCACAACTTTTGGCCGCCGCGTAATTTTTGCGGTCTTGACGATGAATTCGGTTCTTTCGACAGCGCGCGTTTCGTTGTTGTGCCGGTTCCTTACGATTCGACGACAACATGGCGCGGCGGAACGCGCGAAGGCCCGACAGCAATTCTCGATGCTTCAATGAACATGGAGCTTTACGACCGCGAGTTGGGCTGCGAAATTTGCGAATACGGCATTTTTACGACAACAGATGTCGAGCCTGTCTTGAGCAGCCCCGAAAAAATGGCCGTCCGCGTCACCGAAGTGATCGGCGAGATTCTGTTTGCCGGCAAAGTTCCGATTATGCTCGGCGGCGAACATTCCTTGAGCTTTGGCGGCGTATGTGCGGCGCTTAAACTCGATTTGCCGGGACGCCTTACCGTTGTACAAATCGACGCGCACACTGACTTGCGCCAGAAATATGGCGATACGCGCTTTGGTCATGGCTGCGTCGTGCGTCGCATATCCGAATTGCCCGGCGTCGACGTTGTTCAAATCGGGCTGCGTTCTGCGTCCAAAGAAGAAGTGGACGACGTACCGGCAAATGTCACGCAATTCTGGGCCGAAGACATTCTTCACGATTGGCCGCGCGCTCTGGACGAAATCATGGCGCACGTCGGGCCCGACGTTTATTTCACCTTCGATGTTGATGGCTGTGATCCTTCGTGGATGCCCGACACCGGCACGCCCGAACCCGGCGGACTGGGCTACTACCAGGTTCTCGATGTCATGCGCGCCGTTTGTACGCAGCGCAACGTGCGCGCGTTCGATTGTGTCGAACTCATTGGTGGGAATCCGGCGTCGGCGTTTGCCGTCGCGCGCTTGCTTTACAAAGCGATGGGCTATATCGCCAAAGATAAATGA
- the ppdK gene encoding pyruvate, phosphate dikinase, which yields MSQNKRVWLFREGQKELKDLLGGKGANLAEMTNIGLPVPPGFTVTTEVCTDYYANGKQLPAGLMDDVKTAVADVEQAMGKKFGDNKNPLLFSVRSGAKFSLPGMMDTVLNLGLNDAAVEGLAQASGGNTRFAYDSYRRFLMMFSDITLKADYPGLSKEGFERILTDHKAALGKTEDTELTGEDWKALCETYKTFFTEQTGREFPSDPYEQLETAITAVFRSWNNERAIIYRNKEKIDHSIGTAVNVQSMVFGNLGEDSGSGVMFTRNAATGENVIYGEYLANAQGEDVVAGVRTPKEIAELEADNKTIYDELIGNAKRLEDHYKDMQDIEFTIEKNKLFILQCRSGKRTGTAAIRIAVEMVNDGFISKEDAVLRVAPEGLEQALHPRLKNTKSARVIAKGLNAGPGGAVGMAVFSSDKAAELGKGGKGEAVILCSQETTPDDLKGMLAAQGVLTSRGGRTSHAALVARQFGIPTICGCSEMKMDGHHATAFTTPDGTVISEGDWITIDGTEGVVYEGALEVEAAAQSGDFGTLMGWADEFRTMGVRTNADTPEQAQQAVALGAEGIGLCRTEHMFLEEDRLPIVRRMVLAADEAERQQALDELLPIQREDFVGIFRAMNGKPVTVRLIDPPLHEFLPNQIELEKEMAVMESKGQADAEKSKLLAKVRELHEMNPMLGLRGVRLSIVFPGIVEMQTAAIVGAAAQVKKEGIDVHPEIMIPLIGHVNELKAVRGDLERVAKETSEKEGVQVDYKFGTMIEIPRACLTAGEIAGEAEFFSFGTNDLTQMTYGMSRDDAGPFLMPYIAKEIYKEDPTVSIDQTGVGRLMQICVDDAKVVNPNIKLGICGEQGGDPDSVKFCHKLGLTYVSCSPKRVPVARLAAAQAALASK from the coding sequence GTGAGTCAGAATAAACGTGTGTGGTTGTTCCGCGAAGGTCAGAAAGAATTGAAAGATTTGCTGGGTGGCAAAGGCGCTAACCTGGCCGAAATGACAAATATTGGTCTGCCGGTTCCCCCGGGATTCACCGTCACCACCGAAGTGTGTACAGATTATTACGCCAACGGAAAGCAGCTCCCTGCCGGTTTGATGGACGATGTCAAAACCGCCGTCGCCGACGTAGAACAGGCGATGGGCAAAAAGTTCGGCGACAACAAGAACCCACTTCTCTTTTCGGTCCGCTCCGGCGCGAAGTTCTCGTTGCCCGGCATGATGGACACGGTTCTTAACCTCGGTCTCAACGACGCTGCAGTGGAAGGCCTGGCTCAAGCAAGCGGCGGCAACACCCGTTTCGCTTACGATTCCTACCGCCGCTTCCTGATGATGTTTTCGGACATCACGCTCAAAGCCGATTACCCCGGTTTGAGCAAAGAAGGCTTCGAGCGCATTCTCACCGATCACAAAGCGGCGCTCGGCAAAACCGAAGACACCGAACTGACGGGCGAAGACTGGAAAGCGCTTTGCGAAACCTACAAAACGTTCTTCACCGAGCAGACGGGCCGCGAATTCCCGTCCGATCCGTATGAGCAGCTCGAAACCGCCATCACCGCCGTGTTCCGTTCGTGGAACAACGAGCGCGCGATTATCTACCGCAACAAAGAAAAAATCGATCATTCCATCGGCACTGCGGTTAACGTTCAGAGCATGGTTTTCGGCAACTTGGGCGAAGATTCCGGCTCGGGCGTTATGTTCACTCGCAACGCAGCGACCGGCGAAAACGTGATTTACGGCGAATACCTCGCGAATGCACAGGGCGAAGACGTTGTCGCCGGTGTCCGCACCCCGAAAGAAATCGCGGAACTCGAAGCCGACAACAAAACCATCTACGACGAACTCATTGGCAACGCCAAGCGCCTTGAAGATCACTACAAGGACATGCAGGACATCGAGTTCACCATTGAAAAGAACAAGCTGTTCATCCTGCAGTGCCGCAGCGGCAAGCGCACCGGCACCGCCGCGATTCGCATCGCTGTTGAAATGGTGAACGATGGCTTCATCTCCAAAGAAGACGCCGTTTTGCGCGTTGCTCCTGAAGGCTTGGAACAGGCGCTGCACCCGCGCTTGAAGAACACCAAGAGCGCCCGCGTTATCGCCAAGGGCTTGAACGCCGGCCCCGGCGGCGCGGTTGGTATGGCCGTGTTCTCGTCCGACAAAGCAGCAGAGCTTGGCAAAGGCGGCAAGGGCGAAGCCGTTATTTTGTGCTCGCAGGAAACCACGCCCGACGACCTGAAGGGCATGCTCGCAGCGCAGGGCGTTCTCACCTCGCGCGGCGGACGCACTTCGCACGCGGCTCTGGTGGCCCGTCAGTTCGGCATCCCGACGATTTGCGGCTGCTCAGAAATGAAGATGGACGGCCACCATGCCACCGCATTCACCACGCCCGACGGCACCGTGATTTCGGAAGGCGACTGGATTACCATTGACGGAACCGAAGGCGTCGTTTACGAAGGCGCTTTGGAAGTCGAAGCCGCAGCGCAGAGCGGCGATTTCGGCACGCTTATGGGCTGGGCCGACGAATTCCGCACCATGGGCGTTCGCACCAACGCCGACACGCCCGAACAAGCGCAGCAGGCCGTCGCTTTGGGCGCAGAAGGCATCGGCCTTTGCCGCACCGAGCACATGTTCCTGGAAGAAGATCGTCTGCCTATCGTGCGCCGCATGGTTTTGGCTGCCGATGAAGCCGAGCGCCAGCAGGCACTCGACGAATTGCTGCCGATTCAGCGCGAAGACTTCGTTGGAATCTTCCGTGCGATGAACGGCAAGCCGGTTACGGTTCGCCTCATCGACCCGCCGTTGCATGAATTCCTGCCCAACCAGATTGAGTTGGAAAAAGAAATGGCCGTGATGGAAAGCAAGGGCCAGGCAGACGCCGAAAAGAGCAAGCTGTTGGCGAAAGTTCGTGAACTTCACGAAATGAACCCGATGCTCGGTCTTCGCGGCGTGCGTCTTTCGATTGTCTTCCCCGGCATTGTTGAAATGCAGACGGCAGCCATCGTGGGCGCAGCGGCTCAGGTGAAGAAAGAAGGCATCGACGTTCACCCCGAAATCATGATTCCGCTCATCGGTCACGTGAACGAACTGAAAGCCGTTCGTGGCGATCTGGAACGCGTAGCCAAAGAAACCTCGGAGAAAGAAGGCGTGCAGGTCGATTACAAGTTCGGCACCATGATCGAAATCCCGCGCGCTTGCTTGACGGCTGGCGAAATCGCGGGCGAAGCCGAATTCTTCTCCTTCGGCACCAACGACTTGACGCAGATGACCTACGGAATGAGCCGCGACGATGCAGGCCCGTTCTTGATGCCTTACATCGCCAAGGAAATCTACAAGGAAGACCCGACGGTAAGCATCGACCAGACCGGCGTAGGTCGCTTGATGCAAATCTGCGTGGACGACGCCAAAGTCGTGAACCCGAACATCAAGCTCGGTATCTGCGGCGAGCAGGGCGGCGACCCCGATTCGGTGAAGTTCTGCCACAAACTGGGCCTGACCTACGTTTCGTGCAGCCCCAAGCGCGTGCCCGTCGCACGTTTGGCCGCCGCACAAGCTGCTCTGGCCTCGAAGTAA
- a CDS encoding DUF547 domain-containing protein, producing MNRILLFLAAPLAFAPLTSHAQDTTDTSTIITTATPAAEPTFSQGILFPYSLFDRALETRVSKTGTVDYSALKANPDLDRFLLAVATADTSKFPVFQIAPTEEELKKNRNAKTRTDRSTELVFWINAYNAHVLKAISDAYPINSPDEIKDFDTAPRRVANQNLSFAEMRAKIAQMDRRALFAITDGTQGGPLMNPKAYRWSELNALLDNAASSFINGPDNVAVTRIANRVEIAPYLVSVNQYFVDGGISGGAERRKLTGVRYLLSTYADKRAERSYLTGGDYMLQVRQPNRRLNMEGLTLRKLD from the coding sequence ATGAATCGCATTCTTTTGTTTTTAGCTGCACCGCTCGCATTTGCGCCATTGACGTCACACGCGCAGGACACAACCGACACCTCAACCATCATTACAACGGCGACGCCCGCAGCCGAGCCTACGTTCAGCCAGGGCATTCTGTTCCCGTATTCCCTGTTCGACCGCGCACTCGAAACTCGCGTCAGCAAGACCGGTACAGTCGATTACTCGGCACTCAAAGCCAACCCCGACCTCGACCGCTTTCTTCTGGCCGTTGCCACTGCCGACACCTCCAAGTTTCCGGTCTTCCAGATCGCACCGACGGAAGAAGAACTGAAGAAAAATCGCAACGCCAAGACGCGCACCGACCGCAGCACGGAGCTCGTTTTCTGGATTAACGCTTACAACGCTCATGTTTTGAAGGCAATTTCCGATGCGTATCCGATTAACTCGCCCGACGAAATCAAAGATTTCGACACGGCGCCGCGTCGCGTGGCGAATCAGAATTTGTCGTTTGCCGAAATGCGCGCCAAAATCGCGCAGATGGATCGTCGCGCCCTTTTCGCTATCACCGACGGCACGCAGGGCGGCCCGCTGATGAATCCGAAGGCGTATCGCTGGAGTGAACTCAATGCTCTGCTGGACAACGCGGCTTCGAGTTTCATTAATGGCCCGGACAATGTTGCTGTTACACGCATTGCCAACCGCGTCGAGATTGCGCCATATCTTGTATCCGTCAACCAATATTTCGTAGACGGTGGAATCAGCGGCGGCGCTGAACGCAGGAAACTCACCGGCGTGCGTTATCTGCTTTCGACTTACGCCGACAAGCGGGCCGAGCGTTCGTATCTCACCGGCGGCGATTACATGCTTCAGGTACGGCAGCCCAACCGCCGTCTGAATATGGAAGGCTTGACACTTCGTAAGCTCGATTAA